Sequence from the Clostridium saccharobutylicum DSM 13864 genome:
GAAAAAGTAATCTATTGAAAATTCTTCAGTAAATCCTTTTAAATTTCCGGACAAAATCATAAATCCAACTTGGAAGATATTTATAATTCCGATATATACTGCACCACATAAAAATTTTCCTACAAATAACTGACTAGCTGGCATAACAGCATTTAATAATTTGAAGGTATTTCCTTTATGTTCAATATCACTTAGACGTGAACTTATAACCGCAACTGTTATTGGCATAAAAAAGCAATTTATTTCTGAAAATAATAATATTAAATACATCCATCCCTGTTCTAATTCATATGATTTCATTTTATTTATTGAATATGAAGCTATAATAAATTGAACCATAACAATAACTAATACAGTTAATCCTATTTTACGATGTCGGATTTTATAAAATTCCATAGAAAGCGCTTTTATCATAAACTCATATCCTTTCCTGTCAATTTTAAGAATATATCTTCCAAACTTTTTTGACGTTCTTCTATACGAAGAAGTATAATTTCATTTTCATAAAATAATTTAGTACATTTTACTATAAAAGAATCGGAAATTTCAGGTAGTAATATATATTCACTATCAGTTTCACAAGAGATATTTTGGCTTTTTAGCAAATTGCAAGCCTTCACATTATCAATTGTCTTGATTGCAATTTTATGTTGACTTTTTTGATGAAGTGTTTCAAGACTATCCTGAAATATGAGCTGGCCATGATTAATGATTCCAACAGTATTAGCCATTTGATCAATCTCACTTAATAAATGGCTTGATACTACAACTGTCATATCATATTTTTCGGGAAGTGAGCATATTAATTCTCTCATTTCTTGTATTCCTGCAGGATCAAGGCCGTTGGTAGGTTCATCTAAAATAAGAAGTTTGGGAAAATTAATAAGTGCGGCTGCAAGTCCTAATCTTTGTTTCATACCAAGTGAGTATTGATTTACTTTTTTATCTTGTTCTTTTTTTAACCTAACAATTTCTAATACTTTATTTATATTTTTTTCAGGTACATTACGAAGAGTTTGAATTATTTTTAAATTTTCTTTTCCTGTTAAATGCCCATAATAACTAGGTGATTCAATAAGGCTTCCTACATTTTTTAATATTTCTAATCTATTTTTATCATTAACATGTTTATCGAATACATCTATATTTCCATCTGTTTGTTTAACTAAACCTAAAATCATTTTTAATGTAGTAGATTTTCCAGCACCATTAGGTCCTAAAAAGCCATAAATGCTGTTTGTTGGTATTTTTAAATTTAAATCTTTAACTCTATAAATATTTCCATATTTTTTGCTTAAATTATTAGTTGTAATTATATTTTCCAAGTTTATAACTCCTTTCAATTCGTCACATTATTAAAATAATAAATAGAAATTTTTCTCTTGCGTCTAAATTAAATATAAAATATCAACATTACATCTTAATGAACGTTACCTTACATTTACCTTACGAATATAAAAGTACATAGATATGTGCTTACATAACAAGTAAGGTGATTCTGAGAGTATACTATAAATCAGTTTAGATTTAATCCATGATTTGATTAGTTATGTAAATAATGGTAGAATTATAAAGAATTAAGCATGATTATAGGTCATTTTAAAAGTGATAAAATAGATAAGAAGATATGGATAAATATGGGCATAAGACTATTAATAATAGTCTTATATTGAAATTATAGGTGGACAACTTCTCATATAATTTCTTGTTATATGTAAACATATATTGATAATTATAAAATGTGGAATTAAATACATATAGAAAGGCATATAAAATGGAAAATATTAAAGATTGTAAAATATTGATTATTGATGATGAACAATCTCTTTTAGAGATGGTTAAAAATATTATGGTTAAGGAAGGGTTTCATGAGGTATTTACTGCTTGTAATTGCCATATGGCCATAGATAAATTTAGAGAAATAAAGCCTCATGTTGTTATTTTAGATGTAATGCTGCCTGATGGAGATGGTTTTTCTCTTATGCAGCAGCTTAGAGGAATATCTATGGTTCCAGTACTTTTTTTATCTGCTAGAGATGAAGATGAAAATAGGCTTTTAGGACTTGGTCTTGGAGCCGATGATTATATGACAAAGCCTTTTCTTCCTAGAGAATTAATTTTAAGACTTAGCATTATACTTAGAAGAACTTATTTTCCACCAGTTTTAGAACCAAAAGGGAAACCAACATTTAATTTGGGAAGCGTATTTGTAGATATGAATAGCGGTATTGTAAAAAAGCAAGAGAAAGAGTTAACGTTAACTGCTAAGGAATATGCATTGCTGGACAAACTTTATTCTAACAAAGGAAATATTGTTACTATTGATGCTTTGTGTAGAGCTGCATGGAATGATAATTTGTTTGGATATGAAAATACACTAATGGTACATATTAGAAGGCTTAGGGGAAAAATAGAACAGGATCCTTCCCATCCAAAGCATCTTTTAACTGTAAGAGGTCTTGGATATAAACTTGTATTGGAGGGATAGAGTTGAAAGGTTTTATCAAAATAATTATGCGCTATGTTCTTTCAGCTGGAGGAATTGCTATAATAATTTTATTAATTAATTTTATTTTGTTAATATCTTGGATTGCATATTCAAGTAAAGATTCAAATGAAAAATATAGTATATCTGAAATTAGTGATAAATTAAAAAGGGATGGAAATAACTTTATTTTATCAGATGATGTATCTTCATTAATAAAAGACAAATTTGAATGGGCTATGCTTTTAAGTGATGATGGAAAAGTTATTTGGAGTGAGAATCTGCCAGAAGATGTTCCTTTAAGTTATAAGGTTTCAGATATTGCATCATTTAGCAGATGGTATTTAAATGATTATCCAATAAAAGTATGGAAACATCCAGATGGCTTATTTGTTCTTGGTGATAAGAAAAATAGTACTTGGAAATTTGTGATTGAAATTCCTCAAAAGGTTATGGAAAACTCACCAAAGTGGTTAGCTGCTGTACTCATAATAAATTTTATAACTGCTATATTTTTAGCA
This genomic interval carries:
- a CDS encoding ABC transporter permease; translated protein: MIKALSMEFYKIRHRKIGLTVLVIVMVQFIIASYSINKMKSYELEQGWMYLILLFSEINCFFMPITVAVISSRLSDIEHKGNTFKLLNAVMPASQLFVGKFLCGAVYIGIINIFQVGFMILSGNLKGFTEEFSIDYFFYYILITFIVNLTLLLLQLIISLIFSNQIISFVVAITGTLLGAFSMLIGSIAKFVPWGYYCELAPVRMNWDKDTRIIDLYWTNIPYGEVIALLIIFILLYTFGKQLFVRKEI
- a CDS encoding response regulator transcription factor, with the protein product MENIKDCKILIIDDEQSLLEMVKNIMVKEGFHEVFTACNCHMAIDKFREIKPHVVILDVMLPDGDGFSLMQQLRGISMVPVLFLSARDEDENRLLGLGLGADDYMTKPFLPRELILRLSIILRRTYFPPVLEPKGKPTFNLGSVFVDMNSGIVKKQEKELTLTAKEYALLDKLYSNKGNIVTIDALCRAAWNDNLFGYENTLMVHIRRLRGKIEQDPSHPKHLLTVRGLGYKLVLEG
- a CDS encoding ABC transporter ATP-binding protein, which codes for MENIITTNNLSKKYGNIYRVKDLNLKIPTNSIYGFLGPNGAGKSTTLKMILGLVKQTDGNIDVFDKHVNDKNRLEILKNVGSLIESPSYYGHLTGKENLKIIQTLRNVPEKNINKVLEIVRLKKEQDKKVNQYSLGMKQRLGLAAALINFPKLLILDEPTNGLDPAGIQEMRELICSLPEKYDMTVVVSSHLLSEIDQMANTVGIINHGQLIFQDSLETLHQKSQHKIAIKTIDNVKACNLLKSQNISCETDSEYILLPEISDSFIVKCTKLFYENEIILLRIEERQKSLEDIFLKLTGKDMSL